The Pan paniscus chromosome 21, NHGRI_mPanPan1-v2.0_pri, whole genome shotgun sequence region GCGGGGGTGTCGCCGAACAGGCTGCTCCGCAGAGCCCGCCGCGACCCCGCGCCGCCCCGCCCCGCGGCCTGCCTGCCAGAGGAGCCGAGGGGGCCGCCCCTCGCCCAACCTGCCCGACATGGGGACCCCCGGGCCCAGGTAGGCACATGGGGGGATCAGGTGGCTCTCGGGGCCGGGGGCTTGCAACATCTAGGCCCAGCCTCCAGCCCTGGGGAGGAACGGGGGCGAGGCCGAGAACTGAGTTTTCAGGCTGTTGGTCCCCTGGCCAGTGTGGGGGAGGGTCTCGCTGTTCCTCCCTACCTACCGGTCTGCAGCCTCCTCCAAGGCCTGGAGAGAGGATCCAGAGGCTGGGGGGTGGCGGGGGGTTGGTCCTGCTGTAGGATGAGCGGTGGGTGGGCGCTGGGCTCCCACCGGCTGGCCCAGTCTCTTTTCGGAGAGCACTCCTGCTGCCGCCTCCAGAGGCCAAGGGCTCTTTGGATTTCTCCTGCTTCGGACGCTGCAGGAGGAGTTCTTGGCTGGAGCCTGGGATGCTGGCGAGCCCTTGCCCTCATCTCTCCTCACTCTGGTTACGGACCCTTCCCCgctctgggcttgcctcccctTCCGTCTCCCTTCCAAGTACCTCAGAGCTGCTAGGAGGGATCTTAGCCCTAGGACTTCTGCAGTTCTGGCCTGGCATTGTCCTGGCCAGTGACCGTCCCCTGATCAGAGGGAGAGGGCTTGTGTGTCCCACTTGTGTCTGGCACCTTCACACTTGGGGAGGTCCAAGGGCCCGAGAGGCTGGGGTCTCAGGGATGGGCATGGGGGGCCAATGTCTACAGCCACTGGGGTACTTACTGGGTGCAGAGGCCACTGACTGGCAGACCTATATGGCTCAAAGTGGTCCATGGAGACCTTGAAGTCTGGACAAGGACCAAAAGGGAGTTCTGGGGATGCTGGTCTCTCCCTCAGCTGCCAGCCATCGTCGTTGCTTTTCCCTCGGAGCTCTGAGGATGCATTGGTGGGGGAGAGAGCACCACGTGTTCCCACATTCACTTCTGGATCCGCATAGCACCTCCTCTGCACCCAAAGGTGGGAATGTGAGACGGCCAGATTTAGGACCTCTCCAGGGCTGTGCGGGGTCCAGCGGCTTGGCTTCattcccaccccatccccccaccctcaGCATTAGGAGCCTTCCAGAATCAGTGGCAGTTGAGCCAGGTCAAGATCTGGGGCCTGGATGGTGCCCTCCGCAGCTCCTGGAAGACAGTGCCTCCTGTCCCGggcaagggtgtggagaataGAGGCAGCTGTGTGCCTCTCTGCCCACCCATTCCTCCAGATGGAGCCTGCGGCAGAGGCAGCCTGTGCCAGCCTCctctgtgagccaccgtggcccaGGAAGGCTCTGCCAGCTCTGTGCAAGGATGGAGCTGGCTTCTCCTGGCCAGCCTGAGGTCATGCCTGCCTGGCAACCCAGGCATAGTATTTATGGCATGCAGAGCACAGTCCCTGGGATTTCAGGGGCACCTCAAGGCAGTCCTGGAGGAGATCAGTGCAGAGGGCATTGTTCCTATTAAAGCCCTTCCTGGGCTATGTGACAgtcctcctgggctcagcccTGTGAGCTTCTTGAAGAGCTTCTTCCATAGAATCCTGCATGAAAACAATGCTTGGTCAGGTAGTCCTCACTCAGTCGATATTGAAAGGTTGAATGGGGCCTAGAGAGTAAgagtgacttggccaaggtcacaaagcAGCTGAGCGGGGGAGTCAGCATTAATGTACCCAGGTCTTCCACCTCTTGTTCTGGGGCTCTTGCAGCTCAGGTGCTGGCTTCCCTGCTGCGGTGGCTGTGCTATAGACAGGACTCTGCCAAGGGCTAGGCATTGTAGCCTGGAGCCTGAGGCTACCTGATCCCTTAGGAGGGGTGTTATGTTGGCCTCCCAGCCCTTGCCCTCTGTAGGTGAGCAGGAGAGGTCAGGGCTGAGAGAAAGGGACGTGGGTGGTCCTGGACCCTCTTGGAAGTGCATAGAGCTGAGAGGATGCCAGGTGCCCAGGGATGTTCTGGCCTGAGCCTCCAGGGGGCAACAGAGAGAGTTTTCTGACTtcaggctgtggtgggaggtgcTTGTTAGCACCTGCCGGGGCTTCCCTAAGAGCCCCTTTCTGAGCTTCTCTGTCCCATTTGTTAAAAGGGgacacaggcgtgcgccaccgcgcacgcctgtaatcccagcactttgggaggacgaggcgggcagatcacaagttcaagagatgaagaccatcctggccaacatggtgaaaccccgtctctactgaaaatacaaaaattagctgggtgtggtggtgcacgcctatagccccagcaactcgggaggctgaggcaggagaatcacctgaccccaggaggcggaggttgcagtgagccgacatcgtgccactgcactccagcctggagacagagcgagactccctctcaaagaaaaaaaaagggcgggGAGGATGATCATCTCTGCCTGGAGATAAATACCAGTGATTACACAATCAAAGTGATAGTATTTATTGAAACTTACTGTATGCCATGTACTGCAAGAAGTGCTTTGAGTCACTTCACAGTAACCCTGTCAGATAGGTGCAATTAATTATCCActttttacagaggagaaactgaggctcagagaggttatgtcACTGGACTAAAGTTACGCAGCTGGAAAGTGCGAGGCGGTCTGAGTCCAGAGCCCTTCTTTCTACCATGACATTTACTGGGGGCAATATCTGGAAGTACCAGGTTGGTGTCAAGTGGAGCCAGGCAATTCATTGGTAGGCCAGGGCCAGTCCAGGTGGAgaggtgtgtgaggtgtgtgtgtgtgtgcctggtgAGGCAAGGGTGGCTTTGTGGACTGAATATTACTATAGTGCTGAGGGGTAGGGTAGATAAGTACTGACTAGGAGCTCTCAGAGAAGGATTAGCCTTGGCCTTCTCCTTCCTGGCCAGGGTCCCCCAGAAGTGGGGAAACACCAGACTCCCTGCTCCCATTGGCTTTTAGGGAAGATGGGCTGGCTCTGGACACATCCCGAGGCCACAGTGGGGACTGGGCTGAGGAGGCCCTGTGGGCAGGGAGCTGAGCCTTGGTGGATGGGTGGGGGTGGAGCAGGCTGGCACTGCTTCCTTTGTGGGCTAGAGGCTTGTGGATCAGAAtagtaacagctaacatttattgagcatttattatgtgccaggcccaGTTTTAAGGGCTTCCATGTACAACTCATACGTTCTTCACAAAGCCCTTTGAGGTGTAGATGAGGTATAGGAgttattctt contains the following coding sequences:
- the LOC100994367 gene encoding uncharacterized protein LOC100994367, which translates into the protein MPSPWQSPVYSTATAAGKPAPELQEPQNKRWKTWRRCYADPEVNVGTRGALSPTNASSELRGKSNDDGWQLRERPASPELPFGPCPDFKVSMDHFEPYRSASQWPLHPRPKQEKSKEPLASGGGSRSALRKETGPAGGSPAPTHRSSYSRTNPPPPPSLWILSPGLGGGCRPVSLDKASGAFTPPAHQVQQRMKSREQNEASFSQS